In Paenibacillus guangzhouensis, a single window of DNA contains:
- a CDS encoding AraC family transcriptional regulator: protein MFPYYLQGDDEVHGDFPFTLKIHHLDTHIPPHVHQFVEFTYVIQGRGVEIIDGVSKELVPGTFSLLFPHQVHEIEIDPGEELYLYVGAIGLKAFFGGDTLFDLHRLLRGAEFDASTTYRLDDETAAEVRLLFDQMYAEYQAEQTWNRVMFIAKLVQVFVLFNRYRQRYISPSQANLQEVALSKGMREIISYVYLHFKEDITLEMLAKKFNYSVSYISASFKQLAGENYYAILERIRIAHACNLLVSTTLKITDVAYEAGFKSYSTFARVFQARMNMSPTMYRKNKGIAL from the coding sequence ATGTTTCCGTACTATTTGCAAGGCGACGATGAAGTTCATGGCGATTTCCCTTTTACCTTAAAAATTCACCATCTTGATACGCACATCCCACCGCATGTCCACCAGTTCGTCGAATTCACTTACGTGATTCAAGGACGAGGCGTGGAGATCATCGATGGCGTCAGCAAAGAGCTGGTACCAGGCACGTTCTCGCTCCTATTCCCGCATCAAGTCCACGAAATCGAGATCGATCCGGGCGAAGAGCTGTACCTGTATGTTGGTGCAATCGGCTTAAAGGCTTTCTTCGGCGGCGATACGCTGTTCGATCTGCATCGTCTGCTGCGGGGCGCCGAGTTCGACGCGAGCACGACCTACCGGCTCGATGACGAGACGGCTGCCGAGGTCAGGCTGTTATTCGATCAAATGTACGCAGAATACCAAGCGGAGCAGACATGGAACCGCGTCATGTTCATCGCGAAGCTCGTTCAAGTCTTCGTGTTGTTCAACCGATATCGTCAGCGGTACATTTCGCCGAGTCAGGCCAATCTGCAAGAGGTTGCCCTCTCCAAGGGAATGCGGGAGATCATCTCGTACGTATATCTTCATTTCAAAGAAGATATTACGCTCGAGATGTTAGCGAAGAAATTCAACTACAGCGTCTCGTACATCAGCGCCTCCTTCAAGCAGTTGGCCGGAGAGAACTATTACGCTATTCTCGAGCGTATCCGTATCGCCCATGCCTGCAACCTGCTCGTCAGCACGACGCTCAAAATTACAGATGTCGCGTATGAAGCGGGCTTTAA